DNA sequence from the Salvia splendens isolate huo1 chromosome 19, SspV2, whole genome shotgun sequence genome:
GCTGACAACAAACTAATCAGAGCCGCTGAGTCCAGCTCTAtccaaatgtgagtagaaagctCCATAGCCATCTCCAAACCCCGAATCAGTGCCAAAAGCTCTGCctcaaagctcgatgatgcaGCTATCGGAGCACAAAAAGCCCGCAGAAGGCCTCCATCAGAATCACGAACCAATCCTCCCTCCCCCGCCGCCAGTGTCGATGTAGAGAAGGCACCGTCTGTGTTCAGCTTCATCCAAGGTGCATCCGGGGGATGCCATAGGACCATGAGCGACCGCAGAACACGCTGTCTGGGAGAGAAAGGCATGAAATCAACCGACGGCGAGCATCCCCTCCAATGAGTCGGGGTGATCCCGCCGGCCAGAACCAGTACATGCAGGTGATGAGTGACCTGCCAAGTAACATGAGAATGACGAAAAGAACGGCCACCATGCTTGCAGCCCTTACTCTCCGTCCGAAGAAACCAAGCAATCAAACATGGaacaagaaaactaatatgCATGGCGGGAGCCCTCTAGAAGGAAGACCTCCGCCagtgacctagtctaagtgcaatatcggTGCTCGTGTGAATCGGTGTGTGCGAGTAAGGAAACCAGGCATCGAAATACTCCCATGCAGAAACCGCCGACGGACTCGAAAAAAAGACATGGCTGAGAGACTCGACCGAAGGAGACCTACAACACTGACACCTAGACGCTAACTCTATTCCCCTCCTCTGCAACTTCTCATCCACGGGCAGCCTACCAAACAGTAACCTCCAAATGAACACCGACATGGTAGGAGTCAACCCCTGGTTCCAAATAAGACAAAAAATCTCCCTCTTCGGTAGTCTAGTCCGGATGTTCTCCCAAGTTGAGGTCACAGAGAACTCGCCATGGCTAGTCAGACTCCACCGCCTCACATCCTTCGCCCCCAACTCAATCGGCGTGGCTCTGATCTGGTCTATCACATCGAGAGGTACGCCAAACCTGAAAGTTAAACTATGCAGCATATCCTCATCCCATGCATGCTCATGCCAATATGATACAACGGCCTGGGATTGGGGAGGATCATTTCCCGGGACGCACAGACTCTGGAAGGAGTTAGCCCCAAGCCAGACATCATCCCAGAAGCTGATCTTCTCCTCACCCAAGGACCAACGAATATACTCATGCATGTATGACCAAATACGACGCAAACGATGCCAAGTAGGACTACCATGTGACCCACAAGGGGATGTATGCAAATGACAAGGAAGGATATTGTACTTCTGGGTCATGAACCGGGGCCTGAGAGAGTCCTAAGCTAGCAGTCTCCACCACAGCTTGAACCCAAAGGCCACTGCCACCTCCCTGAAACGGCGAATGCCCAAGCCACCCTCATCAAAAGGCAAGCAGATATGTCTCCAAGAAATCCAGTGCAACTTCCTCTTCCCTCCAACTGTGCCCCAAAAGTATCTAGCCAATATTTGCTCCAACTCGTCTAGAAATCCAAGCAGAGGGTTCATGACCTGTAAGATGTGTGCAGGATGGCGGCCAGGGTACTCTTAATCAGAGCCAGACGACCTCCAAAAGCAAGATGTCGGTGGGACCAGCTGTGGATCCTGTCCATCAGCCTCTGCCTAAGAGGCAAAAGATGGTCTGCTCTCCTCGCTCCTCGAAAAATCAGGACCCCAAGGTATGTGAAAGGCATCGCCCCTCTCTGAAAACCTCCAACCTCCTCCACAATGTCAACGAACTCTATGTGCTCATTCGCAATTGTGTCTTCCCTTTGTTCACCATCTGACCAGACACGGCTATGTAGTGGTCCAGGCAGCCAACCAACTTCTCCACCGCCTCTCTATGAGCCCTCGAGAAGACGATGATGTCATCCGCATAGGAGAGGTGAGTGATAACGGGAGCCTTCTTCCAGCATCTGTAGACCATCTCTCTATCCCCCTTGATCAATCTGTCAAGACATCTCGATAAATAGTCTGCCGCCAAAACAAAGAGGGAAGGCGATAAGGGGTCTCCTTGCCTCAGTCCCCAGGACGACTGAAAAAGCCCGCCGGGCTACCGTTCACCAGGACAGAAAACCAACATGACGAGATGCATCTCCAGATCATATCCACCCAGGCCTGTGAGAATCCCATCGCTTCCAAAACCTTGAGTAAAAACGGCCACTGGACTCTATCATATGCCTTCGCCATATCCAGCTTGAGAGCCAGATTGGGCGATCTCCCTCTACTCGAGAGCTCCTTTCCCAGGGCATGTATCAACTCTTGAGCCAGAAGAGCATTGTCGCTAAGCAGGTGGCCCTTGATGAACCCACTCTAATTCGGTGCAATGACTAGGGGTAGTAGAGGTGCAAGTCTCGAGGCAAGGATctttgtgatgatcttgttcgTAACATTGCAGAGGCTGATCGGTCTAAAATCTCCCCAGGATCTAAAATCTCCCCAGGAGACCGGGTTAGGCTTCTTTGGGGTGAGGACGATCGTGAAGCTTCGGGGCATAAATGCCCCACAGTTGCAATCACATCGCTCCCAACGGTGTCCCAGCATGACAATTTGCTTCTTAAAGTTATCTTTAAATATATTTCAGTTTTTATATAGAAGTACTAATAGTAAGTAAGTTTTTTGTTGTGTAAAGAACTTAAAGTTGTATCTCATTGTGTACTATTTTGAAATTAAGAAGTTGTATCTCATAGTACTAATTTAAAACTAAGAAAAGTAATTTTGAGTTCAGGAATTGCGGTGATATCTATTCTCAGCATCTTAAGAAAGCtccaaaattatttttaaaaaacgtaCAAATATCTAAACTATACTCCCTATTTGGAGATATTACGAATTTAATTCGTAACTGGTGaagtaaaaaaaaggaaaaagatgtACAGTTGAAATAATATAGTCAATGGCGGGgtccataaatgataaaataaaagtgaaagaCAATATTTCCATGAAtgaatatgaactatttctatgggatagatgaaaatgaaaattgagcctatttttatgggaccaAAGGAGTATAATATTGGATGCTATGGGTGATTACATTATAATATGGTACCATCTATTAATCTATAAGCCATAGAATCTGAAAATCAATAATcttgatttaattttttgaatggCAAATGCAGTGACAAAAAAATATCAACGAAAGAGTTTCTTTTGTCTTGAAATAAATTCAACGGGATAGATAAAGATTTCTTCTCTCTGTCAAGCAAACATTTCTATTagaattggaaaataataaaatgtaattaggTTTTAGTTTAACCTTTATTTTCAGTCTATATATATGGCATTTTAGTGTAAAGTGTAGTTAACACTTTTCACAATGTAGTCAATAAAGATATTTTCCTTCTCTTCTCCCCTCTTTTCATCGACAGTTTCCTCTCTTTAGTAACGTTAGATGTTAGAATTTTTGGGTTTCCACgtgactaatttaatgtgtatggcTATCTTTCAGTTGCCCAATTAAAGTGATCCAATAAAGATAAAATTTGGGCaaaagtgtatttatttgttatggaagTAAGTGTAGATACCATATAAGATTTCTATTTGATGAGGaaccgaatagaaaataaaggggtttatatttaatataaatataagctAGGGTTATGGTCCCCAAACGTCAGAAGAACATTCGatatctctgtattctctcgGTAGACTATTGCGAAGAATGTCTCTaatcgtttggaagatccatagccggtgCAAAAGCAATTCCGCCATTCAATTCTAGATGGATCAAAGTACGCTTCCGCTCTACAGTTTATGTTCATTCTCCGTAGTTCTCAATTAATCATCATAGAGAActttatgtaattgttcactcaattattctaacaagtggtatcagagccactctATTGATGATTCTATGAGAATTGGAAAAGGAGAATTAAGGTTTTATGTTTGTGCTTGTCTTTTGGAtcaagaaattaaatttcttgatATTAGGGTTTTGCGATTCGTTCTATAATTTGCATATATGGCCGCCGCTGTTgtgttatgtatatatatatatattttttttattgccaTGAATTGTAAGAGGTTATCTTACACCGTAACTTGTTTTGGATATATATAGATTACTGCATTGATTGAACTCTATGAATAAAGTAGTTCTTTTGTCTCAAATAATTTGTGGAATATGCACAGTGACGGTGAATGATTAGTTGGTTATTGTGAATTTATGGTGATTCAATCATGCCgagtttttggtgtgtttttgtttttgaccTGTTATTGAGGTTTTTCATCCATTGCACCATAGTGAGATTTTAAGTCGGTGCAAAGAATTAAGAATTGTTCCTGCCTTGATGATGATTGAGAATTCTTGTGAGAATTAATTTCTGTGTTTACAGAATTAATCTCTGTGTTTACGTTTACGTGATGGTCAGACGTTTTGGCTGCTAATGCAAAATTGAATGAGATTTCTTGTGAGAATTAATTTCGGTGTTTACTTTTACGTGATGGTTAGACGTTTTGGCTGCTAGTGCAACATTGATTGAGAATGCAGTGGTTGTTTTTTTTAACGTTATTAAGGAATTGAATAATTAATTCATATAACGTTATTATGGAACGTGAATTAATGTTTTAATATAATGTGTGTGGACGTTTTTTTTAACGTTATTAAGGAATTGAATAATTAATTCATATAAAGTTTCTTAATTAACTGGCTAATTAATTGAGAATTAAGAATTCTTTTGAGAATTCAATTAAAGTTTTAATTCAAGATTTTGGTGCATCTCATGTTCCTTtattgatgtgtgtattttaatgcGGATATTAGTCGGCCCACACGAAGATTAATATTTGGCACGAGATACACACATACCTTTAGTGATAAATACGTGACAATTATTCAGTTTTCGTGTAAGTAATGTGTGATGCCCAGAGGTGGACACTGCTTAACATGATCATATTGTCAGTGTTTGATCATTGTAAAGAGGCTACCACTTATAAATTCACATTACTATCAAAGGACGTATTGTGAATGTTGTGCTCGGTACCTCGAtatattttactaatatttaaataagATTAGTCGAAATAAGACGTTGCAACCTCTGTTGTCTAGACTTCTTTACTGCGAATGTTAGGACGAtaagtgtgtgtgtatttttaatGCGGATATTAGTCGGCCTACGGGAAGATTAATATTTGGCACGAGATACACACATACCTGTGGTGATAAATACATGATTATTATCCAGTTTTCGTGTGAGTAAATGTGATGCCCACGGGTGGACATTACTTGACATGATCTTATTGTCAG
Encoded proteins:
- the LOC121779022 gene encoding uncharacterized protein LOC121779022, which encodes MHEYIRWSLGEEKISFWDDVWLGANSFQSLCVPGNDPPQSQAVVSYWHEHAWDEDMLHSLTFRFGVPLDVIDQIRATPIELGAKDVRRWSLTSHGEFSVTSTWENIRTRLPKREIFCLIWNQGLTPTMSVFIWRLLFGRLPVDEKLQRRGIELASRCQCCRSPSVESLSHVTHHLHVLVLAGGITPTHWRGCSPSVDFMPFSPRQRVLRSLMVLWHPPDAPWMKLNTDGAFSTSTLAAGEGGLVRDSDGGLLRAFCAPIAASSSFEAELLALIRGLEMAMELSTHIWIELDSAALISLLSAGHLGSTEFRHHMALIWTMTAQRHVRFSKIYREGNRAADFLAGRGVQTPAPTYFDPISAPWYMKALVRMDQLGYPNFHFRRRDMG